In Spinacia oleracea cultivar Varoflay chromosome 5, BTI_SOV_V1, whole genome shotgun sequence, a single window of DNA contains:
- the LOC110787597 gene encoding aluminum-activated malate transporter 2 isoform X2: protein MVSLPPATAGNNVNNKTSLVARLLSWLKDTLKKLNRNVDRITTITKKLAMDDPRRVIHSMKVGLALTLVSLFYYLQPLYDSFGDSGATLGKGLNRVMATLTAAGLTVGTHHLAILCNKVGEAVVIGLFVFIIGATSTFLRFFPIIKAQYDNGLLIFILTYSFITISGYRGETNIIETAHMRLSTIVIGALICLLINIFIFPVWAGEELHNSVALNMEKLAHFLEGLGALCVKLTKVEDNSKDENKSSSQAYKSVLNSKHMEEMLANLARWEPRHGHFMYRHPWNQYIKLGGLTRQCAYKIDSLNAYFNHDGEISQSFEEEMREACTKISLESSKTLKELGSCLRAMTYPSSLVNAHILRSKEAMESLKTYIKSTSLNSDDQLLQMVPIVTIAFLLIDIVDYTEKIAASSNDLAALANFDMVKVIKSSVIVYPEVSFNEAIEQVSGVDCSRILIVDTD from the exons ATGGTGTCGTTGCCACCTGCTACAGCGGGTAACAATGTTAACAATAAAACTAGCCTTGTAGCTCGCTTATTGTCTTGGCTTAAAGACACGCTGAAGAAGTTAAACAGAAATGTCGATAGAATAACAACAATCACAAAAAAGTTGGCTATGGATGATCCGAGAAGGGTTATTCATTCCATGAAAGTGGGATTAGCACTAACCTTGGTGTCTTTGTTCTACTATTTACAACCCCTTTATGATAGCTTTGGTGATTCTG GGGCAACTTTAGGTAAGGGATTAAATAGAGTAATGGCTACGTTAACCGCAGCTGGATTAACAGTTGGGACACATCACTTGGCTATTCTTTGTAACAAGGTTGGAGAAGCTGTTGTTATTGGATTATTTGTCTTCATCATTG GCGCAACTTCAACATTTTTACGATTTTTCCCAATAATAAAGGCGCAATATGATAATGGATTATTGATATTCATATTGACGTATAGTTTTATAACCATATCAGGGTATCGTGGAGAGACAAATATCATAGAAACGGCACACATGAGATTATCAACCATTGTAATTGGTGCATTAATTTGTTTGCTAATTAATATCTTTATCTTTCCTGTTTGGGCTGGTGAAGAGCTTCATAATTCAGTTGCTCTTAACATGGAAAAACTTGCTCACTTCTTAGAAG GACTTGGAGCTTTATGTGTGAAGCTAACAAAAGTTGAAGATAATTCCAAGGATGAGAATAAATCATCTTCTCAAGCCTATAAAAGTGTTCTGAATTCCAAACATATGGAGGAAATGTTG GCAAATTTGGCGAGGTGGGAGCCCCGACATGGCCATTTTATGTACCGTCATCCATGGAATCAATATATCAAGTTAGGAGGTCTCACAAGGCAATGTGCCTACAAAATTGATTCTCTAAATGCCTATTTTAACCATGACGGTGAG ATATCACAAAGCTTTGAAGAAGAAATGAGAGAAGCATGCACCAAAATAAGCTTGGAATCGAGCAAAACTTTGAAAGAGCTAGGATCATGCCTTAGGGCAATGACATATCCTTCCTCTTTAGTGAATGCTCACATTTTGAGGTCAAAAGAGGCTATGGAAAGCCTCAAAACTTACATAAAATCAACCTCCTTAAACTCGGACGACCAGTTACTACAAATGGTACCAATTGTAACCATAGCTTTTCTGCTGATAGATATAGTCGATTACACTGAGAAAATTGCAGCATCTTCCAATGATCTTGCAGCCCTAGCAAATTTCGACATGGTCAAGGTTATCAAGTCCAGTGTAATAGTATACCCGGAAGTATCATTTAATGAAGCTATAGAACAAGTTTCTGGAGTTGATTGTTCTCGCATTCTGATTGTAGATACTGACTGA
- the LOC110776538 gene encoding aluminum-activated malate transporter 2 — MLMSNYEKIKTDVSHISQLTKQLAKDDPRRIVHSIKVGFAITLVSLFFYFDPLYEGLGMNAMWAVLTVVVVFEFSVGATLGKGVNRGLATIIGGMSGFGAHRLSSLSGDKLEPFFLGFSVFITAGVTTFMRFFPKVKARFDYGLLVFILTFCLICVSGYRDDQVIDMAHRRITTILIGSSTAVIVCLIICPVWAGTDLHNLVSTNILTLSLFFQGFGIEYFKTSLDITPSDDEIEDNKSSLQAIKSVLNSKNNIDTLLNYARWEFRHGRFKKGHPWTQYQKIGELVRNCACRAEALHSFLYSQGQAPNEVKAKFLEPCMKMSTESGNCLSELSMAIKKMNKPSKAKPHLQNAKQAVQNLNVLLTANIWKNLNLSDVTPVATVAKLLADVVACTEDIAEAVQELASLAKFKDAKEKTKVAPQIEKTKVAPQIEKTKMANNQGSIKRRPHANHVILIETSSPTSSPRISVPKDPPSLAMAQQAAE; from the exons ATGTTGATGTCGAATTATGAGAAGATAAAAACAGATGTTAGTCATATTAGCCAATTAACAAAACAGCTTGCAAAAGATGATCCTAGAAGGATTGTTCACTCCATCAAAGTTGGTTTTGCAATCACATTAGTCTCTCTATTCTTCTATTTCGATCCACTATATGAAGGTTTAGGCATGAATGCAATGTGGGCTGTTCTAACTGTCGTTGTAGTCTTCGAGTTCTCTGTAGGAGCAACGTTAGGAAAAGGGGTGAATAGAGGTTTAGCAACTATTATAGGGGGCATGTCTGGATTTGGTGCTCATAGATTATCAAGTCTTTCTGGAGATAAACTTGAGCCTTTTTTTCTTGGCTTCTCCGTCTTCATTACAGCTGGAGTTACCACATTTATGAGGTTTTTTCCAAAGGTAAAAGCCAGATTTGATTATGGACTATTGGTATTCATATTAACATTTTGTTTAATATGTGTATCTGGCTATCGAGATGATCAAGTTATAGATATGGCACATAGAAGGATAACCACCATTCTTATTGGTAGCTCAACTGCTGTCATTGTTTGTCTTATTATTTGCCCTGTTTGGGCTGGTACTGATCTTCACAATCTTGTTTCCACCAACATTCTTACTCTTTCCCTTTTCTTTCAAG GATTTGGaattgaatacttcaaaacttCATTGGATATAACACCTTCGGATGACGAGATTGAGGACAATAAATCATCACTCCAGGCGATAAAAAGTGTACTCAACTCCAAAAACAACATTGACACTTTG CTAAATTATGCAAGATGGGAGTTTCGGCATGGACGGTTCAAAAAGGGGCATCCATGGACACAATACCAGAAAATTGGGGAGTTGGTTCGAAATTGTGCCTGTAGAGCTGAAGCTCTCCACAGTTTCCTTTATTCTCAAGGACAGGCACCAAATGAAGTGAAGGCTAAATTTCTGGAACCTTGTATGAAGATGAGCACAGAATCAGGGAATTGTTTGAGCGAACTTTCAATGGCAATTAAGAAAATGAACAAACCCTCTAAGGCAAAACCCCACCTACAAAATGCCAAACAAGCTGTTCAAAATCTCAATGTATTATTAACAGCAAACATATGGAAAAATCTTAATCTTTCAGATGTAACACCAGTGGCCACAGTTGCCAAACTACTAGCAGATGTTGTGGCTTGCACTGAGGATATTGCTGAGGCGGTTCAAGAGCTTGCGTCCCTTGCCAAATTTAAGGATGCTAAGGAGAAAACCAAAGTGGCACCTCAAATTGAAAAAACCAAAGTGGCACCTCAAATTGAAAAAACCAAAATGGCAAATAATCAAGGATCGATTAAACGACGTCCTCATGCTAATCATGTTATACTGATTGAGACATCATCACCAACTTCATCTCCCAGAATCTCTGTTCCAAAGGATCCGCCTTCCTTAGCTATGGCTCAACAAGCTGCAGAGTAA
- the LOC110787597 gene encoding aluminum-activated malate transporter 2 isoform X1 encodes MVSLPPATAGNNVNNKTSLVARLLSWLKDTLKKLNRNVDRITTITKKLAMDDPRRVIHSMKVGLALTLVSLFYYLQPLYDSFGDSGTWAVVTVVVLSEFTVGATLGKGLNRVMATLTAAGLTVGTHHLAILCNKVGEAVVIGLFVFIIGATSTFLRFFPIIKAQYDNGLLIFILTYSFITISGYRGETNIIETAHMRLSTIVIGALICLLINIFIFPVWAGEELHNSVALNMEKLAHFLEGLGALCVKLTKVEDNSKDENKSSSQAYKSVLNSKHMEEMLANLARWEPRHGHFMYRHPWNQYIKLGGLTRQCAYKIDSLNAYFNHDGEISQSFEEEMREACTKISLESSKTLKELGSCLRAMTYPSSLVNAHILRSKEAMESLKTYIKSTSLNSDDQLLQMVPIVTIAFLLIDIVDYTEKIAASSNDLAALANFDMVKVIKSSVIVYPEVSFNEAIEQVSGVDCSRILIVDTD; translated from the exons ATGGTGTCGTTGCCACCTGCTACAGCGGGTAACAATGTTAACAATAAAACTAGCCTTGTAGCTCGCTTATTGTCTTGGCTTAAAGACACGCTGAAGAAGTTAAACAGAAATGTCGATAGAATAACAACAATCACAAAAAAGTTGGCTATGGATGATCCGAGAAGGGTTATTCATTCCATGAAAGTGGGATTAGCACTAACCTTGGTGTCTTTGTTCTACTATTTACAACCCCTTTATGATAGCTTTGGTGATTCTGGTACGTGGGCTGTTGTAACCGTGGTTGTTCTTTCTGAATTCACTGTTG GGGCAACTTTAGGTAAGGGATTAAATAGAGTAATGGCTACGTTAACCGCAGCTGGATTAACAGTTGGGACACATCACTTGGCTATTCTTTGTAACAAGGTTGGAGAAGCTGTTGTTATTGGATTATTTGTCTTCATCATTG GCGCAACTTCAACATTTTTACGATTTTTCCCAATAATAAAGGCGCAATATGATAATGGATTATTGATATTCATATTGACGTATAGTTTTATAACCATATCAGGGTATCGTGGAGAGACAAATATCATAGAAACGGCACACATGAGATTATCAACCATTGTAATTGGTGCATTAATTTGTTTGCTAATTAATATCTTTATCTTTCCTGTTTGGGCTGGTGAAGAGCTTCATAATTCAGTTGCTCTTAACATGGAAAAACTTGCTCACTTCTTAGAAG GACTTGGAGCTTTATGTGTGAAGCTAACAAAAGTTGAAGATAATTCCAAGGATGAGAATAAATCATCTTCTCAAGCCTATAAAAGTGTTCTGAATTCCAAACATATGGAGGAAATGTTG GCAAATTTGGCGAGGTGGGAGCCCCGACATGGCCATTTTATGTACCGTCATCCATGGAATCAATATATCAAGTTAGGAGGTCTCACAAGGCAATGTGCCTACAAAATTGATTCTCTAAATGCCTATTTTAACCATGACGGTGAG ATATCACAAAGCTTTGAAGAAGAAATGAGAGAAGCATGCACCAAAATAAGCTTGGAATCGAGCAAAACTTTGAAAGAGCTAGGATCATGCCTTAGGGCAATGACATATCCTTCCTCTTTAGTGAATGCTCACATTTTGAGGTCAAAAGAGGCTATGGAAAGCCTCAAAACTTACATAAAATCAACCTCCTTAAACTCGGACGACCAGTTACTACAAATGGTACCAATTGTAACCATAGCTTTTCTGCTGATAGATATAGTCGATTACACTGAGAAAATTGCAGCATCTTCCAATGATCTTGCAGCCCTAGCAAATTTCGACATGGTCAAGGTTATCAAGTCCAGTGTAATAGTATACCCGGAAGTATCATTTAATGAAGCTATAGAACAAGTTTCTGGAGTTGATTGTTCTCGCATTCTGATTGTAGATACTGACTGA